In one Actinomyces trachealis genomic region, the following are encoded:
- a CDS encoding LLM class flavin-dependent oxidoreductase — MRQTAESHQAATPAHGRSRKGPVLSVLDMVPVSAGRSRAQALDEMVELARTAEDVGYERYWIAEHHGSTTFLAAATTVLMGHVLDATQRIQVVSGGIMLPNHPPLVVAEQIGTLATIHPGRVGLGLGRAPGTDRLTAKALCRRAADPISFSDEVLDTLSYLDDAAPGAVHVPGSLSTQLGVFSRSGREGLVSAQQPALSRPVVRALPGEGTQPPVWILGSSVHGARVAGRLGLPFVAAAHFAPQHAEAAIMAYRSVFDAKAPSAQGAEPRSAAAVQVAVASTRAEARRLFTTAQAVAARLVAGKPAPLEPSTADLDAWKSLAPGKETMVEASLARALVGEPAEVADGLRALAQSWELEELVLLSNIHDAQARRDSYTLLAEQW, encoded by the coding sequence ATGCGCCAGACCGCCGAGTCCCACCAGGCTGCGACGCCCGCACACGGTCGCAGCCGCAAAGGTCCCGTCCTGTCTGTGCTCGACATGGTGCCGGTCAGTGCCGGACGCAGCCGCGCGCAGGCGCTGGACGAGATGGTGGAGTTGGCTCGCACCGCTGAGGACGTTGGCTATGAGCGCTACTGGATCGCCGAGCATCACGGCTCCACTACTTTCCTGGCCGCCGCCACCACCGTGCTGATGGGGCACGTGCTGGATGCCACCCAACGCATCCAGGTGGTCTCCGGCGGCATCATGCTCCCCAACCACCCGCCGCTGGTGGTCGCCGAGCAGATCGGCACCCTGGCCACTATCCACCCTGGCCGGGTGGGCCTAGGACTAGGCCGTGCCCCCGGCACCGACCGCCTCACCGCCAAGGCCCTGTGCCGCCGGGCCGCCGACCCCATCAGCTTCAGCGACGAGGTGTTGGATACTCTCAGCTATTTAGACGACGCCGCCCCAGGCGCCGTGCACGTCCCCGGCTCCCTGTCCACCCAGTTGGGTGTGTTTTCCCGCTCGGGGCGCGAGGGATTAGTCTCCGCCCAGCAGCCAGCCCTCTCCCGCCCAGTGGTGCGTGCCCTACCAGGTGAAGGCACCCAGCCGCCTGTGTGGATCCTGGGTTCTTCCGTCCATGGCGCGCGCGTGGCGGGCCGCCTAGGGTTGCCCTTCGTGGCCGCCGCACACTTTGCCCCGCAGCACGCTGAGGCTGCCATCATGGCCTACCGCTCAGTCTTTGACGCCAAAGCCCCCTCGGCGCAGGGGGCTGAGCCGCGCTCTGCCGCAGCGGTGCAGGTCGCCGTCGCCTCCACGCGGGCCGAGGCTCGCCGTCTGTTCACGACGGCGCAGGCCGTGGCAGCCCGTCTGGTGGCTGGCAAGCCCGCGCCCCTGGAGCCGTCAACCGCTGACCTGGATGCATGGAAGTCCTTAGCGCCCGGCAAGGAGACCATGGTGGAGGCCAGCCTGGCCAGAGCGCTAGTGGGTGAGCCCGCCGAGGTTGCTGACGGACTGCGGGCCCTGGCCCAGTCCTGGGAACTGGAGGAACTGGTGCTGTTGAGCAATATCCACGATGCGCAGGCCCGGCGTGACTCCTATACGCTCCTGGCTGAGCAGTGGTGA
- a CDS encoding biotin transporter BioY produces the protein MTTSPQDASLTAAQATATAASAAPSLPLSAAREIGLILAGTAAITLIGQLRLSLPLTPVPVTLGTFAVLGVGALLGWRRALPSTLLFATLAALGAPVLAGWKGGVTVTFGYVLGYCLAGVVAGCAARNSKPWLRLPFFLLASAAVYVPGVAWLLVATGKPLAAVLAVGVLPFLVGDLLKSVVAVLLPRLDI, from the coding sequence ATGACGACAAGCCCACAGGATGCCTCCCTGACCGCTGCGCAAGCCACTGCCACTGCCGCTTCCGCCGCCCCTAGTCTGCCGCTGAGCGCGGCACGTGAGATCGGGCTGATCCTGGCGGGCACCGCTGCCATCACCCTGATCGGGCAGCTGCGCCTGTCCCTGCCGCTTACTCCCGTACCGGTCACGCTAGGCACCTTCGCTGTGCTTGGGGTCGGGGCGCTGCTCGGCTGGCGGCGCGCGCTGCCCTCCACGCTGCTATTCGCGACGCTGGCTGCCTTGGGGGCGCCGGTGCTGGCCGGGTGGAAGGGGGGTGTGACGGTCACCTTCGGTTATGTGCTCGGCTACTGCCTGGCTGGGGTGGTGGCTGGATGTGCCGCCCGCAACAGCAAGCCCTGGCTACGGCTGCCCTTCTTTCTGCTTGCCTCTGCCGCCGTCTACGTTCCGGGCGTGGCCTGGCTGCTGGTGGCTACCGGTAAGCCCCTGGCTGCGGTGCTCGCCGTCGGTGTGCTGCCCTTCCTGGTTGGTGACCTGCTGAAGTCGGTGGTGGCTGTGCTGCTGCCGCGCCTAGACATCTGA
- a CDS encoding alpha/beta fold hydrolase, with amino-acid sequence MKALSASMAADDGVCIHVRSWLPDGVRALGDPARPTDQTPRAVIQIAHGLAEHGARYERFAAAAVAAGFAVHVNDHRGHGKSVVRPEDKGFFAAKNGWEAVVGDLDAMLRLESAAYPGVPVFLLGHSLGSFLARDLASKHGDELAGMILSGTGASPGAAGYVARAFVRGQELLKGQHHLSGMLDQLIFGGYNSRFVPSRTSFDWLSRDEAEVDAYLMDPMCGFVCTASLYDDVIRGTLSVCSPKVIGRTPKDLPILLASGDLDPVGGQGRGVREVAAAYRKAGVKDVTMTLYPQARHEILNETNRDEVTADILGWIGAHLPAAAQA; translated from the coding sequence ATGAAGGCACTTAGCGCCTCAATGGCCGCTGACGACGGCGTCTGCATCCACGTTCGTTCCTGGCTACCAGATGGCGTGCGTGCTCTAGGTGACCCCGCCCGCCCCACCGACCAGACGCCCCGCGCCGTGATCCAGATTGCGCACGGGCTGGCCGAGCACGGAGCCCGCTACGAGCGTTTTGCCGCTGCGGCGGTGGCGGCCGGGTTCGCTGTCCACGTCAATGACCACCGCGGTCACGGCAAGAGTGTGGTGCGCCCAGAGGACAAAGGCTTCTTCGCCGCCAAGAACGGCTGGGAGGCGGTGGTTGGTGACCTGGACGCGATGCTGCGCCTAGAGAGTGCCGCCTACCCAGGGGTCCCTGTATTCTTGCTGGGGCATTCTCTGGGGTCCTTTCTGGCACGCGACCTGGCCTCGAAGCATGGCGACGAGCTTGCAGGCATGATCCTGAGCGGCACAGGCGCCAGCCCCGGTGCCGCAGGATACGTAGCCAGGGCCTTTGTGCGCGGGCAGGAGTTACTTAAGGGGCAACACCACCTGTCTGGCATGCTCGACCAGCTGATTTTCGGTGGCTACAACTCGCGCTTCGTGCCCTCGCGCACCAGCTTTGACTGGCTCAGCCGCGACGAGGCGGAGGTGGACGCCTACCTGATGGACCCCATGTGCGGCTTCGTCTGCACCGCCTCGTTGTATGACGACGTCATCAGGGGGACGCTCTCCGTCTGCTCACCCAAGGTTATAGGCCGTACCCCCAAGGATCTGCCGATCTTGCTGGCTTCCGGTGATCTGGACCCGGTTGGTGGGCAGGGCCGCGGGGTGCGGGAGGTTGCTGCGGCCTACCGCAAGGCTGGCGTCAAGGATGTGACCATGACGCTTTACCCGCAGGCGCGCCACGAGATCCTCAATGAGACAAACCGGGACGAGGTCACCGCAGACATCCTCGGCTGGATCGGGGCTCACCTGCCAGCAGCGGCCCAGGCCTGA
- a CDS encoding NUDIX hydrolase — translation MTVPRFSLVPAAYLLLLRERAGDTEVLLQLRQNTGYMDGYWACGVAGHVEPGESVLATALREAQEEVGVHLTPSDLVPLTVMHRSNDVGGAALEQRADFFFTAKRWEGEPRVQEQSKNAGLCWFTLDALPELVPPHEREVLGWLHTQLAGGTPVPPVVVFGFDGKQVSRYEVEYPH, via the coding sequence ATGACCGTGCCCCGCTTCAGCCTCGTCCCCGCCGCCTACCTGCTGCTCCTGCGGGAGCGCGCCGGTGACACAGAGGTGCTACTGCAGCTGCGACAGAACACTGGCTACATGGATGGCTACTGGGCCTGCGGGGTAGCCGGGCACGTGGAACCAGGAGAATCCGTGCTGGCGACAGCGCTGCGCGAGGCGCAGGAGGAGGTGGGCGTGCACCTGACGCCCAGCGATCTGGTGCCACTGACCGTCATGCACCGTTCCAACGACGTCGGTGGCGCGGCCCTGGAGCAGCGCGCGGACTTCTTCTTCACCGCCAAGCGCTGGGAGGGTGAGCCGCGCGTGCAGGAGCAATCCAAGAATGCGGGTCTGTGCTGGTTCACGCTGGATGCCCTGCCAGAATTGGTGCCACCACACGAGCGGGAGGTGCTGGGGTGGCTGCACACCCAGCTGGCTGGGGGCACGCCGGTGCCTCCAGTGGTGGTCTTTGGCTTCGACGGCAAGCAGGTCAGCCGCTACGAGGTGGAGTACCCGCACTGA
- a CDS encoding patatin family protein, producing the protein MADTALVFEGGGMRGTYTAALVQVMLEAGLFLPWVGGISAGTTNTVNMVSRDLWRAREAFVGLPADPNAGGWGSFVRHQGYFNSEHIYLHTAEPGQLFPFDWPSFKASQATVRLGAFRCDTGEEVYWGLEDLQELTDLLSRCQASSSMPGLMPVAEIDGVPYLDGALGPTGGFATDAAAADGYQKMLVVMTRERGYRKPEARLPQAYRAVFRSYPAVAEAILARPDNYNRTLEALEEAQREGRVYLYRPERMPIVNGELRYDRVVTAYEAGLVQARRELPAILEFLGL; encoded by the coding sequence GTGGCTGACACCGCCCTAGTCTTTGAAGGCGGCGGTATGCGTGGTACTTACACTGCCGCCCTGGTCCAAGTCATGCTTGAGGCTGGGCTTTTCCTGCCATGGGTCGGCGGTATCAGTGCTGGCACCACCAACACCGTCAACATGGTCTCCCGTGACCTGTGGCGTGCGCGTGAGGCCTTTGTCGGTCTGCCTGCCGATCCCAACGCTGGCGGCTGGGGCAGCTTCGTCCGCCATCAGGGCTACTTCAACTCCGAGCACATTTACCTGCATACCGCTGAGCCCGGCCAACTCTTCCCCTTCGACTGGCCCAGTTTCAAGGCCTCACAGGCCACTGTCCGCCTGGGGGCTTTCCGCTGCGACACCGGCGAGGAGGTTTACTGGGGACTGGAAGACCTGCAGGAGCTAACGGATCTGCTATCCCGTTGCCAGGCATCCTCCTCCATGCCTGGACTCATGCCCGTGGCAGAGATCGACGGCGTTCCCTATCTGGACGGCGCCCTGGGCCCCACCGGGGGGTTTGCCACCGACGCCGCAGCCGCAGACGGTTACCAGAAGATGCTGGTGGTCATGACTCGTGAACGGGGCTATCGCAAGCCTGAGGCCCGCCTCCCACAGGCCTATCGGGCTGTTTTCCGCAGCTACCCGGCTGTGGCTGAGGCGATCCTGGCCCGACCTGACAACTACAACCGCACCCTGGAGGCGTTGGAGGAGGCGCAGCGAGAAGGTCGCGTCTACCTTTACCGGCCCGAGCGCATGCCCATCGTCAACGGTGAGTTGCGCTACGACCGTGTGGTCACCGCCTATGAGGCTGGCCTGGTGCAGGCACGCCGCGAGCTGCCCGCCATTTTGGAGTTCCTCGGGCTTTAG